A window of the Arachis duranensis cultivar V14167 chromosome 5, aradu.V14167.gnm2.J7QH, whole genome shotgun sequence genome harbors these coding sequences:
- the LOC107489454 gene encoding uncharacterized protein LOC107489454 produces the protein MNFGAVPYYGKLVDIIELFYNGFTVLLFKCQWANTTSPRGIKKDNLGFLSVNFTRLIHTGEHEDDEAYIKASEAQMVYYVDDEKEKGWCIPIHLKPRDLYNMAGDNMGEDDEITVSNDNYPPQDLESLFSDENTNIKLARIVVDDDLPIINENYDENEDMLV, from the coding sequence ATGAACTTTGGTGCGGTACCTTATTATGGAAAGTTGGTAGACATCATTGAGCTTTTCTACAATGGCTTTACAGTTCTCTTGTTTAAATGTCAATGGGCAAACACAACTAGTCCTAGAGGAATCAAAAAAGACAATTTGGGTTTTTTATCTGTGAACTTTACAAGACTCATACATACTGGTGAACATGAAGATGACGAGGCATATATTAAAGCTTCTGAAGCCCAGATGGTATATTATGTGgatgatgagaaagaaaaaggatgGTGCATACCAATTCACTTGAAGCCAAGAGATTTGTATAACATGGCTGGAGATAATATGGGTGAAGATGACGAAATTACAGTATCCAATGATAATTATCCACCACAAGACTTAGAGTCTCTTTTTTcagatgaaaatacaaatataaaattggCGAGAATAGTTGTAGATGATGATCTTCCAATAATCAATGAAAACTATGATGAGAATGAGGATATGCTTGTGTAA
- the LOC107489455 gene encoding uncharacterized protein LOC107489455, giving the protein MDKSWITKPRNSIEYERGVRRFIDFAFENSLAEATVCPCLKCGFRKKVTKGEMYDHLICTQFPKEYTLWFYHGETEVGDPSSNVSNSDASNAFDDFNQDSIHDMLGDAFGTDMHWANEVSLESDEDIDGVERVMPDVADASEFEELASHAELPLYEGCTRYSRLSFLVKMYHIKCICGMTDKAMSMIFELLHDAFEHAEIPSSFYEAKKTILKLGMNYEKIHACPNNCMLYWGEDKEKEMCKVCNKSRWKLDTKGGEIQESNDGNIRKKVPAKVLRYFPSYPDRSQFTNI; this is encoded by the coding sequence ATGGATAAGTCATGGATCACAAAGCCAAGAAACTCAATAGAGTATGAGCGAGGGGTTAGGAGGTTTATTGATTTTGCCTTCGAAAATAGTTTAGCTGAAGCAACTGTATGCCCTTGTTTGAAGTGCGGTTTTAGAAAAAAAGTGACAAAGGGTGAGATGTATGATCACTtgatatgtacccaattcccgaAAGAATATACACTTTGGTTTTATCACGGAGAGACTGAGGTAGGGGATCCCAGTAGTAACGTCTCAAATAGTGATGCTTCAAATGcttttgatgattttaatcAAGATTCTATTCATGACATGCTTGGAGATGCTTTTGGAACTGATATGCACTGGGCAAATGAAGTCTCATTAGAGTCAGATGAAGACATTGATGGAGTTGAAAGAGTGATGCCAGATGTAGCTGATGCATCGGAGTTTGAAGAATTAGCAAGTCATGCAGAACTACCTTTGTATGAAGGGTGTACAAGATATTCAAGATTGTCCTTTTTGGTGAAGATGTATCATATTAAGTGTATATGTGGGATGACTGACAAGGCAATGTCGATGATATTTGAACTCTTACATGATGCATTTGAACATGCAGAGATTCCGAGTTCATTTTATGAAGCAAAGAAAACTATCTTGAAGCTTGGTATGAATTATGAGAAGATACATGCATGCCCGAACAATTGCATGCTGTATTGGGGTGAAGACAAGGAGAAAGAAATGTGTAAAGTTTGCAACAAGTCTAGATGGAAACTAGATACAAAGGGTGGTGAGATTCAAGAATCAAATGATGGGAATATTAGGAAGAAGGTGCCTGCTAAAGTTCTTCGTTACTTTCCATCCTACCCAGATAGATCCCAATTCACGAATATTTAA